The window CCTCACCAGCCGTCGGAGAAGAGGGGTGCGGGGACGACGCGCCATCCGGCCCTGACGCCTCCGAGCCTAACGCAGGCGGAAACGGCGTGCCGTGAGCGGGCATTTCCGAAGTGTCCGGAGGCAGACCCGGAGGCGGCCTTCCAGGCGCGGGGCGCGGGACGTCCCAGCGCGGCGCATCAATGAAAGGCAGCGGCGTGAAGGGCAGCGGCGTGCCGGCGGGAGGCGTCCGGGGCCCCTCGCGCACCGGGCCTCCCCAGGGGCGTGGCCCGACGTGGGTCTCCCCTGCCCGTGCGAGCGGGCCTCGCGGGCCCTGGATGTCGCCGACGTGCCCCATCCTCCGGATTGTCGGGCGGAGGCGGGGCGGGGTTGCGAGCGGGGCCTACTCGCCCTCGCGCTCCACCTCGACGGGACTCGTCATGCCATTGGCATCCAGCCGCACCCGGTAGACGGAGTTCTGCCCGTCGCCGTCGAAGTCGCCGCGCGCCAGGCACGACACCTCGGGCTCCCCCACCGGGCTCTCCTGCACCACCACCTCATATTGGAAGCGGACCTTCTCGCCCGGCTCGAAGCCGATGGCGTGGAACGGCCCTTCCACCGGGAAGGGCACCGGCACGCCGCCGCGCGGCACCTCCTTCGGCTCGGGCGCCAGCGCGAGGTACGCGCCGTGCTCGTCGCGGTAGCCCTGCACCGCGTCACACAGCGCCAGCACGTTGACGCGCGCCTCGGTGTCGGTGGGCTGCTCCGCCTGGAAGAGGCCGCCGCCCGGCGCGGCGCTCCGGCTCCGGAAGAAGAAGACGGCCCCCGCCGCGAGCCCCAGCAGGACCAGCCCGGCGAGCAGCAGGGGCAGCACCTTGCGCGAGCCCCCGCGCGAGGGCTGTGGCGTCGTGGGAGTGGACATGGCGGCTCAGCCCTCCTGGCCCACCCAGTCACGCGGGTGGTGCAGCACCTCCACCAGCCGCGCCTCCGGGGTGCCCGGCGCCGGGTGGTGGTCATAGCGCCAGCGCGCCTGCGGCGGCAGCGACATGAGGATGGACTCGGTGCGCCCGCGCGTCTCCAGGCCGAAGACGGTGCCCCGGTCATAGACGAGGTTGAACTCCACGTAGCGCCCGCGCCGCACCTCCTGCCAGAAGCGCTGCGCCTCCGTGAAGGGCGTGTCCTTGCGCCGCTCGGCGATGGGCAGGTACGCGGGAATGAAGGCCCGCCCGCACTCCTGGACGAAGGCCAGCTCCTTCTCCAGCTCGCCGCCCATGTTCTCGAAGAAGATGCCGCCCACGCCACGCGTCTCCTCGCGGTGGCGCAGGTGGAAGTAGTGGTCGCACGCGGCCTTGAAGCGCGGGTAGTACGCCGCGTCGTGCCTGTCGCACGCGGCCTTGTGCACGCGGTGGAAGTGCGCCGCGTCCTCGTCATAGAGGTAGTACGGCGTCAGGTCCGCGCCGCCGCCGAACCACGCCTTGCCGCCCTGGTGGATGAAGCGGTAGTTCGCATGGACGGTGGGCACGTGCGGGTTGCGCGGGTGCAGCACCAGTGAGATGCCCCCCGCCCAGAAGGTGCGCCCCTCGCCCTGGAGCTTCTGGGCGAACTGCGCCTCCAGCTCGCCGAACACCACCGAGGTGTTGACGCCGGCCTTCTCCAGCACGGCGCCGTCCTCCAGCACCCGGCTGCGCCCGCCGCCGCCGCCGGGCCGCGTCCAGGCGTCCTCGCGGAAGCGCGCCTTGCCGTCCAGCCGCTCCAGCGCGCCGCAGATGTCGTCCTGCAGCGACTGGGTGAAGGCCGCCATGCGCTCCTTCAGGCTCTCCACGTCCACCGTCGTCAAATGCGCCCTCCTGGGCGGGCCGCTCAGTAGCCCGTCAGTACGAAGAGGTTGGCCTGCCCGTTGATGGCGTACACCATCTTCCTGCCGTCCGGGGACACATCCAGCTCCCTGGCGGCGAACTCGTCGTACACCCGCCGTCCCCGCGGCCCGTCAGGGCTGCGCGGAGTCGTCCGCGGGCGCCTCGAAGTCCACCGCCGGTACGGGCGGGGCGCTCTGGCCGGCGGCGTCGAAGGCTTCAATCCTGGCGCGGTAGCTGCGGCCGTCCTCCATGGCGAAGGTGCCGCTGCACGCCTCGTGGCCGATGAAGGCGGTGTTGTTGGAGATGGGCACCACGTAGTGCTGCACGCTGGGGCCGGGCCGGCGCGGCTCCAGCTTCACCACGAGGTAGGCGGGGCTCTCCTCGCGCAAGGACAGGTTGAGCCGCACGAAGCGGGTGGTGCCCTGGGCCGTGCGGCGCAGGAAGCCCTCGGAGACGGCGGGCCGCTTGAGCCAGCGCGGGGCGCGGCCGTCGGCGCCCTTCCCGGTGCGCCACTCGGGCAGCACCGTGCTGCGGCCGTTGAGCACCATGACGTTGGGCAGCAGCTCGTCCACGCGCAGCGTGTAGCGCGTGTCCGGCTCCAGCCGGCCGTCCACCTTGAGGATGACGGTGACGCGCCCCAGGCTGCTCTCCCACCCGCGCTGCGCCTTCACCTCCACCACGTGCTTGTCCGACGTCAGCC of the Pyxidicoccus xibeiensis genome contains:
- the hemF gene encoding oxygen-dependent coproporphyrinogen oxidase: MTTVDVESLKERMAAFTQSLQDDICGALERLDGKARFREDAWTRPGGGGGRSRVLEDGAVLEKAGVNTSVVFGELEAQFAQKLQGEGRTFWAGGISLVLHPRNPHVPTVHANYRFIHQGGKAWFGGGADLTPYYLYDEDAAHFHRVHKAACDRHDAAYYPRFKAACDHYFHLRHREETRGVGGIFFENMGGELEKELAFVQECGRAFIPAYLPIAERRKDTPFTEAQRFWQEVRRGRYVEFNLVYDRGTVFGLETRGRTESILMSLPPQARWRYDHHPAPGTPEARLVEVLHHPRDWVGQEG